The following is a genomic window from Niabella soli DSM 19437.
ATGCTGCTTCCGGGCTGTTTTGTTTTTGCAGTTGGGATAAGAACCCTGCCAGGAAGGCATCGCCACTGCCTACCGTATCTACCACTTCTACTTTAAATCCCGGATGTTCATAATAGCTCCCGTTTGCAAAATAGGCTGCTCCTGCTGCGCCACGTGTAACAACAGTATCTTTTATCGAAAATTTTTCGCTCAAGGCAGCAGCCTGCTCCCACATCGTTCCTGTAAAACCATACCATCCGCAAACCAGTTCCAATTCATTTTCGTTGAGCTTTAAAATCGTCGCCTCGTTTAATAAGGCTTCTATTGTATGCTGGTCAAAATGGGGTGGCCGCAGATTAATATCCAGCACCTTTGTTTTGGCCAGCGGCAATAATTCAAATAAGGTTTTGCGGGAGTGTCCGTTCCGTACGGCCAGACTTCCAAATATCAATAAATTGGTTTGTTCAACAATTTCAAGGACTGATGCCGTGGCATCTATAAAGTCCCAGGCAACAGGAAATACAATATCATACTGCATTTCATAATTGGCGCCGGGTGTAGCCAATACTTTACCGGTAGAATAGGCCACATCGGTCTGAATAAATGCCGTATCTACCTGATGTTCTTTCAAAAACCGGATCAGCCCCTCTCCCTCTTTATCTGCGCCTCTTTTTGAAATAACACCCGCAGACAAACCCAGTTTATTCAGATGATAGGCCACATTCATGGGAGCACCTCCGGGCACAGCTCCATCTGGCAATACATCCCAAAGGATCTCTCCGAAACAAATAGCTGTATGTTGTGTCATGCTATGTATTTTTAAAATTCAGAAAAAGCCAGTGTTATATTAATTGAAAAATATCGTATAATGTCTGTTGCCACGAAGACACGAAGGCGCAAAGAATAATTGCCTAGTGGCTTTGTGTTTTTGTGGCCTGATAAAATGTATTTGATATAGCACTAGTATAGCCCAAAAGCTGCCATTACCGGTGCAGCCTTGGAAGCTTTAATCGTTACCCGCACTTTACCAGTCGTTACCGGGTCAATTTTTAAAATACGTTTATACCCGATCGTTGTTTCATCGGCCACCTGCTTCCAGTTGCCCTTATCAAAAACTTCTACGGTAAAACTTTTCACCCGTTGCCCCAGGGGAATGTATTCCTGCAAGACTACATATTTAATTTCTTTGGGTACCGGCAATACTGCTTCAAAGCTGGCGCCGGTAATACCATCATCCGTAGCCCAATAAGTCTTTTCATTGCCGTCGATCATTTTTGCGCCGTTATACGCGGCAGCATTTCCCCTTGTATTACTTGTGGTGATCTTAGCACCTTTTGCAAGGTTGTGGGTTAGCCGTTCATCGAGCAATTTCTTAAACCCGTAAAGCGACTGCACATCTTCCGGATGAAATGCCCCGTTCCGGTCGGGGGGAATATTCAGCAACAAATTAGATCCACGTCCTACAGAGGTAAGATATACATCGAATAGCTGTTCGGGTGTTTTTACTTTACTGTCTTCCGAAGCGTGATAAAACCAACCCGGACGAATAGAAACATCCACTTCCGCAGGGATCCATTTGGTGCCGTCTGCCGATCCTGTATTCAATAATTTTTCAATCCCCGCTTTGCCTGCATACAGTGTATCCGGCGTAATTGTGTTCCAGTTGGTTCTACCGGCCTGCCCTCTTTCGTTGCCTACCCAACGGATATCAGGCCCTGCATCACTAAAAAACAGTACATTAGGTTGTATGCTACGCACCATTTTCAAGGTTGTGGGCCAATCATAATATGTAGCGCCGTTGATCTTTCGTTTTTCTCTTTTTCCCCCATAGTAGCCGTCACCACCATTTGCCCCGTCAAACCACATTTCAAAAATCGGTCCGTAATTGGTAAACAGCTCTTTCAACTGGTTACGGTAGTAGGTAATATAGGAGGGAGTGCCATAATCAGCCCGGTTACGATCCCAAGGCGATAAGTACACTCCAAATTTCAATCCCGCTTTCCTCGCTGCATCACTTGCCTCTTTTACAATATCACCCTTTCCGTTTTTCCAGGGACTGTTTTTCACTGAATGATCTGTGTATTTGCTCGGCCACAATGTAAACCCGTCGTGGTGTTTGGTAGTAAGGATCATGGCTTTAAAACCCGTCTGTTTCAGTACGGTAGCCCATTGCGTTGCATCTACTTTTGTGGGATTAAACACTTTGGGATCTTCATCGCCATAGCCCCACTCTTTATCCGTAAAAGTATTGGTCGTAAAATGAATGAAAGCATAGGTTTCCAGTTTATGCCAGGCCAACTGGTTCGCCGTTGGCACCGGATACACGGGCGCCGGCGGTTTTACATTTTGCGCCCCGGCCGTTATGGCGATCCCTAAAAGGGAACTTAGTAATAATTTTCTCATTATTTTATTTTTATTAACCTTTCACAAATGAAAATGCCAGTGCGGGATTTTCTTTGTTGTTTTTCAATTTGGATGGAACCTGTATGGTTACCTTGCCCCCCGCTACAGACCATTTTGCCTTTTCACCGGTGGCAACAGCTTTTACAACCGATCCTTTTGCAGGTATATTCCCCTCCCACTCAACAACGTCCGGAACGGCGTTATTCTTAACCAGATGAATAGCAAATTCCGTTTTGCCTTCTTTTGATTGCACAAAATAAGTATCCCCGCTTTTGTAATTATCAATAGCGCGCGTGTTATAAATTGCGGCGCCGTTTGCATTGACCCATTTTCCTATTTCCTGCAAACGTGCCACAGATTCTTTTGTAAGCATGCCATCCGGCTGGGGGCCAACACCCAATAATAAACTTCCGCCCTTGGCCACCACTTCCACCAGCGTGTGGATCACTTTTGCCGCTGGCTTCAGCTTATCGCCGGGAACATAGCCCCAGGCATTCCCCAGCGTCATACAACTTTCCCAGGGGTTGTTGAGTTTATGATCCGGCACCCGTTGCTCAGGTGTTTGATAGTTCTCATAGGGACCATGCACGGTACGGTCTACCATCAGGATCCCCGGTTGCGCTTCACGCGCCATTTTAGCGATCCGGGGCATATCAATGTCCTGACCGGTTTCGGGGATCTTGGCGCCCCAGGAACGCACTTCTGCATTCACGGTTTCAATAGGACGCACCCAGCCGCCATCCAGCCAAAGAATATCCATGCTGCCATAATTATGCATCAACTCGCTGATCTGGTTGTATACAAAATCTTTGAACTTTTGCCAGCGCCAGGGGAATTTTTTAATATTGTAATTCACGTTCCGGTCGGGCGTGGCATACATGGGCCACCAGTAATTTTCATTATGCCAGTCGGGTTTGGAAAAATAAGCGCCGATCATAAACCCCTGTTTGCGGAAGGCATCAAAAACATATTTTGCCACATCTGCCTTTGGATTTGCGGCGAAGGGGCCATTAGATATTTTAAAATCAGATTGTTTGGTGTCGAACATATTAAAACCGTCGTGGTGCTTGGTCGTAAATACCACATAGCGCATCCCTGCTGCTTTTGCTGCGCCGGCCCATTGATCCGGATCGAAATGCACGGGATTGAAATCTTTTTTAAGCCCCCAATACCATTTTTTATAATCAGGATAAGCGATGGTGCTATCGCGCCCGATCCAGTCTTCGGAGCAAATGGACCAGGACTCCACGATCCCCGGTACCGCATACAGTCCCCAGTGAATGATCATCCCGAATTTCTGATCCTGCCAGTGATCCAGCTTCTGTTTTACCAGGGGATCTGTTGGCCACTCATAAACGGTCGACTGTTGGTGCACGCCTTCTTCCTGTGCCCCTACCCTGTAACACCAAAAAGTGCATACAGCAAACAACAAAAAAAATCTATTCATTTTTGTCATAAAGCAATACATTTTCTATAGCAACAAGGCTTATTCCGCCAACCATTTTTCGATCTGCCGCAGGTCTGCTGCAGATAATTTCAATTGCATGGCCCCGGCGTTTTCTGCCGCCTGCCGGGCATTCCGGGCGCCAGCCAGCGCTGCCGCAACTGTTGGCTGACGCACTACCCAGGCCAATGCTAGTTGTGCAATTGTTGCATTATAACCTGCAGCCATTTCAGTTAGATGATCCGTTAATTGTGCTACCTTTTTCAGATCAAATTGCTTAAAGTAGTTATTCCGGTGATCATCCTCATGTAGTTGATACGCGCTATTGTATTTACCTGTCAGCAGTCCGCGCTCCATGGGGCTATAGGCAATTATTGAAAGCTCATGCTGCTGCGCATAAGGCACTACCTCCTGTTCTATTTTTCTTTTAAGCATGCTGTAGGGCACCTGGTCTGATGCCAGCCGTACTGTTTTTTCTGCTTCTTCCAGTTGCGCTCCGTTATAATTACAAACACCGATGGCTTTTACTTTTCCTTCTTCCAGCATGCGCTGCATCGCTTCCATCGTTTCACTGATCGGCGTGGTACTGTCGGGCCAGTGCAACTGGATCAGGTCTATATAGTCCGTCTGCAGGCGTTTCAAGCTCAGTTCCACTTCCTTTATTGCATTGTCATAACCCCCATAGCGATAAATGCTTCTTACCACACCGTCATTATCCTTACGTTCAAAGGCAAAATCACCTCTTACTTGATCCCATACCATACCAAATTTGGTTAGTATTTGCAGCGAGCTCCGGTCGTAGCCTTTTATTGCTTTTCCTACCAGCTCTTCGCTATAGCCCATGCCGTAAACAGGCGCGGTATCAATAGAAGTAATGCCATTATCAATTGAAGCTTTTATGGCGGCCAGCGAATCGGCTTCTTCATTACCGCCCCACATGGCGCCGCCTATGGCCCAAGCGCCCAGTGTTATGGGTGTTATAGCAAGTGTGCTTGTTCCCAGTTTATTTCTCATCTTAATACTATTATAAATGAACTGACGGAAGGTACAACCATTTTTATGAAAATCATCTCCCGGTTAACGGGAATATATAAGACGTATAAACTGTCGAAAGCGATGCAATTGCTACAACGCAATACGCAAGGGCCTGTGAGGTTTTTGTCATGATGGAAAAGTTAAACCTCACAGGTCTTCGCGGCTTTCGGTGCTGGCGGTTAAGCAAAAAACTCCGCTGTTTGAATTCCGGATACCCGATTATCAATTTTAGCTGCCGAAACAGTATCTTCGCTGCGAAAATAAAATCACTACACCATGCATAAGTACAAACGGGTTTTGTTAAAACTTTCAGGCGAATCGTTGATGGGAAATAAAAATTTCGGAATGGATTCTGAAGTTATTTCCCAATATGCCCGGGAGATAAAAGCAGTTACCGACTTAGGTATTGAAGTGGCCTTAGTGATCGGCGGTGGTAATATTTACCGGGGGATGAACGAGGTGGAAACAGGGATAGAACGCGCCCATGGCGACTATATGGGCATGCTGGCTACCGTTATTAACGGAATGGCCCTACAGGCAGGACTGGAAAAGATCGGCCTGTTTACCCGTTTGCAAAGCGCTATTAAAATGGAACAGATCGCCGAACCCTATATCCGGCGCCGCGCCATACGCCACCTGGAAAAAGGACGGGTGGTTATTTTTGGTGCCGGCACGGGCAACCCCTATTTCACAACCGATACAGCAGGTTCTTTACGTGCGATCGAGATCAATGCGGATGTGATCCTGAAAGGCACCCGTGTAGATGGTGTTTACACCGCAGATCCCGAAAAAGACCCTACCGCTACAAAATATGATGAAGTCACCTACCAGGAATGCCTGACAAAAAACCTGCGCATTATGGACATGACAGCTTTTACCCTTTGCATGGAGAACAACCTGCCGATTATCGTTTTTGATATGAACCAGGAAGGGAACCTGAAAAAACTGGTTGAAGGGGAAAAGATCGGGACATTGATCCGTTAACAGCTACTTTATGAATGGGTTCCAATTCAATACTGATAAGTTTGATTTCTGGCCCGTTTATGAGGCTATAAAAAAGTACTACCCCATTGGAGTGGAGGCTGCGCCGAAACTCTATCATTCCTATCCCGGGCAGATTGCGTTAGCAAATATTGTGATCGACAGAGTCCACAATGACGAAAATTTTACGTCCCTCTGGAGAAGTGTGGAAAATAAGCTGAAACAAAGCACCGGTAAAGAAATTATTGGTACTACTTACGGGCAGGATTTTTGCTACAGTGCATCGCTGATAGTCGATACGGAGACCCATAACAATTTTACACATAGAAAGCTACTGCACTTTTTTGTAAGTTTCCTGGGGCCTTTTTATTCAATTATTGGCGAAAGCCAAAATGAATTGGTAATGCCACAGAAGGACAAAGTTCCTTCCAGGTATTGCTCAACCAATTACCTGGTAGCTTCACCGCATGATGAATTTGCCGCATTATTCAATACGGTAGAGCAAGCTGTTGAAGCGGCATTTGAAAACTATAAGTTTGTTCCTTACTGGATCAATGAACAAGAAATAACCGGGTTATATCTGCATCATCAAAATGAGAATAAAAGCCCGACGGTTTTTAATGCGCTTTTCAATGATC
Proteins encoded in this region:
- a CDS encoding carbohydrate kinase family protein, whose product is MTQHTAICFGEILWDVLPDGAVPGGAPMNVAYHLNKLGLSAGVISKRGADKEGEGLIRFLKEHQVDTAFIQTDVAYSTGKVLATPGANYEMQYDIVFPVAWDFIDATASVLEIVEQTNLLIFGSLAVRNGHSRKTLFELLPLAKTKVLDINLRPPHFDQHTIEALLNEATILKLNENELELVCGWYGFTGTMWEQAAALSEKFSIKDTVVTRGAAGAAYFANGSYYEHPGFKVEVVDTVGSGDAFLAGFLSQLQKQNSPEAALAFACRLGSFIATQKGACPEYDPSALNNLNDQGFIID
- a CDS encoding alpha-L-fucosidase — protein: MRKLLLSSLLGIAITAGAQNVKPPAPVYPVPTANQLAWHKLETYAFIHFTTNTFTDKEWGYGDEDPKVFNPTKVDATQWATVLKQTGFKAMILTTKHHDGFTLWPSKYTDHSVKNSPWKNGKGDIVKEASDAARKAGLKFGVYLSPWDRNRADYGTPSYITYYRNQLKELFTNYGPIFEMWFDGANGGDGYYGGKREKRKINGATYYDWPTTLKMVRSIQPNVLFFSDAGPDIRWVGNERGQAGRTNWNTITPDTLYAGKAGIEKLLNTGSADGTKWIPAEVDVSIRPGWFYHASEDSKVKTPEQLFDVYLTSVGRGSNLLLNIPPDRNGAFHPEDVQSLYGFKKLLDERLTHNLAKGAKITTSNTRGNAAAYNGAKMIDGNEKTYWATDDGITGASFEAVLPVPKEIKYVVLQEYIPLGQRVKSFTVEVFDKGNWKQVADETTIGYKRILKIDPVTTGKVRVTIKASKAAPVMAAFGLY
- a CDS encoding alpha-L-fucosidase, with the translated sequence MNRFFLLFAVCTFWCYRVGAQEEGVHQQSTVYEWPTDPLVKQKLDHWQDQKFGMIIHWGLYAVPGIVESWSICSEDWIGRDSTIAYPDYKKWYWGLKKDFNPVHFDPDQWAGAAKAAGMRYVVFTTKHHDGFNMFDTKQSDFKISNGPFAANPKADVAKYVFDAFRKQGFMIGAYFSKPDWHNENYWWPMYATPDRNVNYNIKKFPWRWQKFKDFVYNQISELMHNYGSMDILWLDGGWVRPIETVNAEVRSWGAKIPETGQDIDMPRIAKMAREAQPGILMVDRTVHGPYENYQTPEQRVPDHKLNNPWESCMTLGNAWGYVPGDKLKPAAKVIHTLVEVVAKGGSLLLGVGPQPDGMLTKESVARLQEIGKWVNANGAAIYNTRAIDNYKSGDTYFVQSKEGKTEFAIHLVKNNAVPDVVEWEGNIPAKGSVVKAVATGEKAKWSVAGGKVTIQVPSKLKNNKENPALAFSFVKG
- a CDS encoding aldo/keto reductase, encoding MRNKLGTSTLAITPITLGAWAIGGAMWGGNEEADSLAAIKASIDNGITSIDTAPVYGMGYSEELVGKAIKGYDRSSLQILTKFGMVWDQVRGDFAFERKDNDGVVRSIYRYGGYDNAIKEVELSLKRLQTDYIDLIQLHWPDSTTPISETMEAMQRMLEEGKVKAIGVCNYNGAQLEEAEKTVRLASDQVPYSMLKRKIEQEVVPYAQQHELSIIAYSPMERGLLTGKYNSAYQLHEDDHRNNYFKQFDLKKVAQLTDHLTEMAAGYNATIAQLALAWVVRQPTVAAALAGARNARQAAENAGAMQLKLSAADLRQIEKWLAE
- the pyrH gene encoding UMP kinase → MHKYKRVLLKLSGESLMGNKNFGMDSEVISQYAREIKAVTDLGIEVALVIGGGNIYRGMNEVETGIERAHGDYMGMLATVINGMALQAGLEKIGLFTRLQSAIKMEQIAEPYIRRRAIRHLEKGRVVIFGAGTGNPYFTTDTAGSLRAIEINADVILKGTRVDGVYTADPEKDPTATKYDEVTYQECLTKNLRIMDMTAFTLCMENNLPIIVFDMNQEGNLKKLVEGEKIGTLIR